A single window of Streptomyces aquilus DNA harbors:
- a CDS encoding DUF2202 domain-containing protein: MKRNTKIATALAAGVLTIGGVLAVGPVTADQGGAASGAAQTAPQSLLMNAQHPGSHHGGGMDGIRQHDRNCDGAAALAEQGTLTAAQKATLAGMAEEEKLAHDLYTEFSARYDARAFERIAAAESSHLTAVRALLNRYDVTDPTAGEQAGEFTDPAVQATYNRLLKQGEDSLTGALKAGRTVETDDIAVLTQALSGLTAPDTRHVYTHLLAASERHLTAFEHWIAAQ; the protein is encoded by the coding sequence ATGAAGCGCAACACCAAGATCGCGACGGCCCTCGCCGCCGGCGTGCTCACCATCGGCGGAGTGCTGGCCGTCGGCCCGGTGACCGCGGACCAGGGCGGTGCCGCGTCAGGGGCCGCGCAGACCGCGCCCCAGAGCCTGCTGATGAACGCTCAGCACCCGGGGAGCCACCACGGTGGGGGCATGGACGGCATCCGGCAGCACGACCGGAACTGCGACGGAGCCGCCGCCCTGGCCGAGCAAGGCACCCTGACGGCCGCTCAGAAGGCCACGCTGGCGGGCATGGCCGAGGAGGAGAAACTCGCGCACGACCTGTACACGGAGTTCTCGGCACGCTACGACGCACGGGCCTTCGAGCGGATCGCCGCGGCGGAGAGCAGCCACCTGACCGCCGTGCGCGCCCTGCTGAACCGCTACGACGTCACCGACCCGACTGCCGGCGAGCAGGCCGGTGAGTTCACCGACCCGGCGGTGCAGGCGACCTACAACCGGCTCCTGAAACAAGGCGAGGACAGCCTGACCGGAGCCCTGAAGGCGGGCCGCACGGTCGAGACCGACGACATCGCCGTACTGACCCAGGCCCTGTCCGGACTCACCGCACCGGACACCCGCCACGTGTACACCCACCTGCTCGCCGCCTCCGAGCGGCACCTGACGGCGTTCGAGCACTGGATCGCCGCGCAATAG
- a CDS encoding MBL fold metallo-hydrolase, which yields MFFAQYYLDCLSQASYMIADESTGRAVVVDPRRDVSEYLTDAAEHGFTIEAVINTHFHADFLAGHLELADRTGAWIGYGQRAEAEYPIHKLVDGERISLGDVTLQILETPGHTPESISVLVYEHSGDAVPYGALTGDALFIGDVGRPDLLASIGVTADELGTMLYDTIQHKLMGLPDAVRVFPAHGAGSACGKNLSTQRQSTIGEQRATNYACRPMSKEKFVSLVTEGQPSAPAYFVYDAILNRKEHGLFDAAAAPRPLSVEEFMERRAAGAVVLDARSPQDFAPGYLRGSVNVPADGRFAEQAGMVVAPEQDVVVIAPQDREEEVVTRLARIGFDKVGGYLREPEGAFPALADAMDQASRLTADELRRLLDGDASPLVLDVRNTAEREEGFIEGSLHIPLAELARRIEEIPTGRPLVVHCAGGHRSSIAASLLRHKGRADVSDLLGGYGAWLALPAAADV from the coding sequence ATGTTCTTCGCCCAGTACTACCTCGACTGTCTCTCCCAGGCGTCCTACATGATCGCCGACGAGAGCACCGGCAGGGCCGTCGTCGTCGACCCGCGCCGCGACGTCTCCGAATACCTCACCGACGCCGCCGAACACGGTTTCACCATCGAGGCGGTCATCAACACCCACTTCCACGCCGACTTCCTCGCCGGCCACCTGGAACTCGCCGACCGGACCGGCGCCTGGATCGGCTACGGGCAGCGCGCGGAGGCCGAGTACCCCATCCACAAGCTGGTCGACGGCGAGCGGATCAGCCTCGGCGACGTCACGCTCCAGATCCTCGAAACCCCCGGCCACACCCCGGAGTCGATCAGCGTCCTGGTGTACGAGCACTCCGGCGACGCCGTCCCCTACGGTGCCCTCACCGGCGACGCGCTGTTCATCGGCGACGTCGGCCGCCCCGACCTGCTCGCCTCCATCGGCGTGACCGCCGACGAACTCGGCACGATGCTCTACGACACCATCCAGCACAAGCTGATGGGCCTCCCGGACGCGGTCCGGGTCTTTCCCGCCCACGGCGCCGGCTCCGCCTGCGGCAAGAACCTCTCCACCCAGCGCCAGTCCACCATCGGCGAGCAGCGCGCGACCAACTACGCCTGCCGGCCCATGAGCAAGGAGAAGTTCGTGTCGCTGGTGACCGAGGGCCAGCCGTCCGCGCCCGCCTACTTCGTCTACGACGCCATCCTCAACCGCAAGGAACACGGCCTGTTCGACGCGGCCGCAGCACCCCGCCCGCTGTCCGTGGAGGAGTTCATGGAGCGGCGCGCGGCCGGAGCGGTCGTCCTCGACGCCCGTTCCCCGCAGGACTTCGCGCCCGGGTACCTGCGCGGCTCGGTCAACGTGCCCGCGGACGGCCGCTTCGCCGAGCAGGCCGGCATGGTCGTCGCCCCCGAACAGGACGTCGTCGTCATCGCGCCGCAGGACCGTGAGGAGGAGGTCGTCACCCGGCTGGCCCGGATCGGCTTCGACAAGGTCGGTGGCTACCTTCGTGAGCCCGAAGGAGCCTTCCCGGCTCTCGCCGACGCGATGGATCAGGCCAGCCGGCTCACCGCCGACGAACTACGCCGCCTGCTGGACGGCGACGCATCGCCGCTGGTGCTGGACGTGCGCAACACCGCCGAGCGCGAAGAGGGCTTCATCGAGGGCTCGCTGCACATCCCGCTGGCCGAACTCGCGCGCCGTATCGAGGAGATCCCGACCGGCCGACCGCTGGTCGTCCACTGCGCGGGCGGCCACCGCTCCTCCATCGCCGCCAGCCTGCTGCGCCACAAGGGCCGCGCCGACGTCTCCGACCTGCTCGGCGGCTACGGCGCCTGGCTCGCCCTGCCCGCAGCCGCCGACGTCTGA
- a CDS encoding rhodanese-like domain-containing protein, translated as MAREVTQEAFAAAWADGAVVVDVREHDEYAAGHVPGARLMALRTVPTRCGELPTGRPVFVICASGNRSRTAADRMNTHGIDAYSVTGGTGAWARAGRPVVTGSHEHAA; from the coding sequence GTGGCTCGTGAAGTGACACAGGAAGCGTTCGCGGCGGCCTGGGCCGACGGCGCGGTCGTGGTCGACGTACGGGAGCACGACGAATACGCCGCCGGACACGTGCCCGGCGCCCGCCTGATGGCGCTGCGCACCGTCCCCACGAGGTGCGGCGAACTACCCACCGGCCGACCGGTGTTCGTGATCTGCGCCAGCGGCAACCGCAGCAGGACCGCCGCCGACCGGATGAACACCCACGGCATCGACGCCTACTCCGTGACCGGCGGCACCGGCGCCTGGGCCCGCGCCGGCCGCCCCGTCGTCACCGGCTCCCACGAGCACGCCGCCTGA
- a CDS encoding haloacid dehalogenase type II, with protein MPADQHQVVVFDVNETLSGLTSLRGRFEDIGVPGQLLPAWFAGVLRDGFALTAAGAYADFASVAHDAVRTLVSSLEGWAGDEEEAVHQVLDGFAHLDVHPDVPYGIRKLSEAGYRLTAMTNGAAALTEQLLDTAGVLDCFETLSDVRGPRCWKPAPAAYRYAVERADARPDQALLVAVHPWDIDGARRAGLAGAWLRRGASVYPQTTTPPTLSAADLRELADMLAADRP; from the coding sequence ATGCCCGCCGACCAGCATCAGGTCGTCGTCTTCGACGTCAACGAGACGCTCAGCGGCCTCACCTCGCTGCGCGGCCGCTTCGAGGACATCGGTGTCCCCGGGCAGTTGCTCCCGGCCTGGTTCGCCGGGGTGCTGCGAGACGGATTCGCGCTGACGGCTGCCGGCGCGTACGCGGACTTCGCGTCCGTCGCCCACGACGCGGTACGGACGCTGGTGTCCAGCCTGGAGGGCTGGGCGGGAGATGAGGAGGAGGCGGTCCATCAAGTTCTGGACGGCTTCGCCCACCTGGACGTCCACCCAGACGTGCCCTACGGCATACGGAAACTGAGCGAGGCGGGATACCGGCTGACGGCGATGACCAACGGCGCTGCCGCCCTGACCGAGCAGCTGCTCGACACCGCAGGAGTGCTGGACTGCTTCGAGACCCTCTCGGACGTGCGCGGCCCGCGCTGCTGGAAACCGGCCCCGGCCGCCTACCGTTACGCCGTCGAGCGGGCCGACGCGCGGCCGGACCAGGCTCTGCTGGTCGCCGTGCATCCCTGGGACATCGACGGAGCGCGGCGAGCTGGACTGGCCGGTGCCTGGCTGCGGCGCGGAGCCTCCGTGTACCCGCAGACGACGACGCCGCCCACCCTCAGCGCGGCAGACTTGCGCGAACTTGCCGACATGCTGGCCGCTGACCGACCGTGA
- a CDS encoding trypsin-like peptidase domain-containing protein — protein sequence MQGVQRVHTLSLGALYIQSWSRSYGDAKDKLLGPATGFLIGVPGDYCLVTAWHVFSGRRSDDGEIMREDALCPDFVRVHFAGEADDGFQPVIQQYELYDEEFQHGPRWRSPADRRVDIAALHIGAAPEGVVEAFMPNTWPTLRDLFPPERRAAQGSEADIDLPLRITDKLFVLGFPFGDVGTWPFAVWTVAPVASEPLACWNNLPGFLLDSRTREGQSGAPVLMHIRPGEPVVVGGEAIVHDESVTALVGVYSGRIHKESDLGKVWTVDALFELVPEVAPPGWKPTSVHARSPRSEL from the coding sequence ATGCAAGGAGTCCAGCGTGTGCACACCCTGTCCCTCGGCGCCCTCTACATCCAGTCCTGGAGCCGCTCCTACGGCGACGCAAAGGACAAGCTCCTCGGTCCCGCCACAGGGTTCTTGATCGGGGTCCCCGGGGACTACTGCCTCGTCACTGCCTGGCACGTCTTCAGCGGACGCCGTTCGGACGATGGTGAGATCATGCGTGAAGACGCCCTCTGCCCGGACTTTGTGCGCGTCCATTTCGCTGGAGAGGCGGACGATGGCTTCCAGCCGGTCATCCAGCAGTACGAGCTCTACGACGAGGAATTCCAGCATGGTCCCCGGTGGCGCAGTCCCGCCGACCGGCGGGTCGACATCGCGGCCTTGCACATCGGTGCCGCTCCCGAGGGGGTGGTGGAGGCGTTCATGCCCAACACCTGGCCCACCCTGCGTGATCTGTTCCCCCCTGAGCGCCGTGCCGCGCAGGGCAGCGAGGCGGACATCGACCTTCCCCTGCGGATCACCGACAAGCTGTTCGTCCTCGGTTTCCCGTTCGGAGATGTCGGCACGTGGCCGTTCGCGGTCTGGACCGTGGCGCCGGTCGCGAGTGAACCCCTGGCGTGCTGGAACAATCTGCCAGGGTTCCTGCTGGACTCCCGTACCAGGGAGGGCCAGTCAGGGGCTCCGGTCCTGATGCACATCCGCCCCGGTGAGCCGGTCGTCGTCGGCGGCGAGGCGATCGTGCACGATGAGTCGGTCACCGCACTGGTGGGGGTCTACAGCGGACGCATCCACAAGGAATCCGACCTGGGCAAGGTGTGGACGGTCGACGCCCTCTTCGAGCTCGTGCCCGAGGTCGCCCCGCCGGGCTGGAAACCCACTTCTGTTCACGCCCGATCACCTCGATCTGAACTTTAA
- a CDS encoding rhodanese-like domain-containing protein, producing the protein MNLRTDTPLLGPAALRDLTRSGGGPRLLDVRTPGEFRTAHITGSYNVPLDTLREHRAELRHHLDEDVILICRSDARAAQAEQALAEAGLPNLRILDGGVLAWETAGGPLTRGPKRWDLERQVRLIAGVLVLVTGVAGLFVPGLHLIGTAAGAGLTIAALTNTCAIGMLLSKLPYNRGPRTDLDTVVTALRGTT; encoded by the coding sequence ATGAACCTCCGCACCGACACACCACTCCTCGGCCCCGCCGCCCTGCGCGACCTGACCCGATCGGGCGGGGGCCCGCGCCTGCTGGACGTGCGCACGCCCGGCGAGTTCCGCACCGCCCACATCACCGGCTCCTACAACGTCCCCCTCGACACCCTGCGCGAACACCGCGCCGAACTGCGCCACCACCTCGACGAGGACGTCATCCTCATCTGCCGCTCCGACGCACGCGCAGCCCAGGCCGAACAGGCCCTCGCCGAAGCCGGACTGCCCAATCTGCGCATCCTCGACGGCGGCGTCCTGGCCTGGGAGACCGCCGGAGGCCCGCTCACCCGGGGGCCCAAGCGCTGGGACCTGGAGCGCCAGGTGCGGCTCATCGCCGGAGTTCTCGTCCTGGTGACCGGCGTCGCGGGCCTGTTCGTGCCCGGACTCCATCTGATCGGCACGGCAGCCGGCGCGGGACTCACCATCGCCGCGCTCACCAACACCTGCGCCATCGGCATGCTGCTGTCGAAGCTGCCCTACAACCGCGGCCCGCGCACCGACCTCGACACCGTCGTCACCGCCCTACGAGGCACGACATGA
- a CDS encoding ATP-binding protein, which translates to MNASAEERKPTTLDPPTISEHVFMVLPTPEAVRSMRHRARTILEAEDLPEDTVQDALVVMSELTTNALCHALPPAYLRLSVPVAEGCRIVRIEVTDSGRACHAHLSSGYKDPEEHGRGLEIVNALSTRCGSRAQRSRSVRWAELTAPRDSPAARAPSGPIAGIRPRLLLLPSWGV; encoded by the coding sequence ATGAATGCTTCGGCCGAAGAGCGAAAGCCCACGACGCTTGACCCTCCCACCATCAGCGAACACGTTTTCATGGTGCTGCCCACGCCCGAGGCCGTTCGATCGATGCGTCACCGCGCGCGCACGATCCTCGAAGCGGAGGACCTGCCCGAGGACACCGTCCAGGACGCGCTCGTGGTGATGTCCGAACTCACCACGAACGCTCTCTGCCACGCACTGCCGCCCGCCTACCTCCGTTTGTCCGTTCCGGTCGCCGAGGGGTGCCGAATCGTGCGGATCGAGGTCACCGACTCGGGCCGGGCCTGTCATGCCCACTTGTCTTCGGGGTACAAGGACCCCGAGGAACATGGCCGCGGCCTTGAAATCGTCAACGCCCTTTCCACACGGTGCGGTAGCCGCGCCCAGCGCAGTCGGAGCGTGCGGTGGGCCGAGCTGACCGCGCCCCGAGACTCACCCGCTGCGCGAGCTCCTTCCGGCCCCATCGCGGGGATCAGGCCGAGGCTGTTGCTCCTGCCATCGTGGGGTGTCTGA
- a CDS encoding NAD(P)/FAD-dependent oxidoreductase: MAATPSPSDTPISGRHRVAVIGGGSAGISVAARLRRAGVTDITLIEPSDTHWYQPLWTLVGGGQAPLRASRRPEGSVIPDGVRWIRRRALAVDPDTRTVTLSGGAELAYEHLVMAPGLQLDWNGVPGLGEAMGHDRVSSNYAPEYAPRTWELIRGMRTGTAVFTHPATPLKCGGAPQKIAYLAADHWRRQKVLDDIRIILVIPDPAMFKVPAWSQVLERVAARYGIEVRLRSEMTAIDGDAREVTVTDHASGTKEIIGYDFVHAVPPQSAPDWVKASPLADPASPQGFVTADKHTLQHPAYAEVFALGDVANLPTSKTGAAVRKQAPVVAGNLLDVMNGRAPSHRYDGYTSCPLVTARDRMLLAEFDYDLNPTPSFPLLDPFKERRTMWVFKRYGLPPIYWHGMLTGRL; the protein is encoded by the coding sequence TTGGCCGCCACACCCTCCCCCTCCGACACCCCGATCTCCGGCCGCCACCGCGTCGCCGTCATCGGCGGCGGCAGCGCCGGCATCAGCGTCGCCGCCCGGCTGCGCCGCGCCGGCGTCACCGACATCACCCTGATCGAACCGTCCGACACCCACTGGTACCAGCCACTGTGGACCCTGGTCGGCGGCGGCCAGGCTCCCCTGCGCGCCAGCCGCCGCCCCGAGGGGTCGGTCATCCCGGACGGCGTGCGCTGGATCCGCCGCCGAGCTCTGGCCGTCGACCCCGACACGCGCACCGTGACCCTGTCCGGCGGCGCAGAACTCGCCTACGAACACCTGGTGATGGCACCAGGTCTCCAGCTGGACTGGAACGGCGTCCCCGGTCTCGGCGAGGCCATGGGGCACGACCGAGTGAGCAGCAACTACGCGCCCGAGTACGCCCCGCGCACCTGGGAGCTGATCCGCGGGATGCGCACCGGCACGGCCGTCTTCACCCACCCGGCGACCCCGCTCAAGTGCGGTGGTGCCCCGCAGAAGATCGCCTATCTGGCCGCGGACCACTGGCGCAGGCAGAAGGTCCTCGACGACATCCGCATCATCCTCGTCATCCCCGATCCGGCGATGTTCAAGGTGCCCGCCTGGTCACAGGTCCTGGAGAGGGTGGCCGCCCGGTACGGGATCGAGGTGCGGCTGCGCTCCGAGATGACCGCCATCGACGGCGACGCCCGCGAGGTCACGGTCACCGACCACGCCAGCGGCACCAAGGAGATCATCGGCTACGACTTCGTGCACGCCGTGCCACCGCAGAGCGCTCCGGACTGGGTCAAGGCGAGTCCGCTCGCCGACCCGGCGAGCCCCCAGGGGTTCGTGACCGCCGACAAGCACACCCTCCAACACCCCGCCTACGCCGAGGTCTTCGCACTCGGGGACGTGGCGAACCTGCCCACCTCCAAAACCGGCGCCGCGGTGCGCAAGCAGGCCCCGGTGGTGGCCGGCAATCTGCTCGACGTCATGAACGGCCGGGCTCCGTCGCACCGTTACGACGGCTACACGTCCTGTCCGCTGGTGACCGCCCGGGACCGTATGCTGCTCGCCGAGTTCGACTACGACCTCAACCCCACACCCTCGTTCCCACTGCTCGATCCGTTCAAGGAGCGGCGCACGATGTGGGTGTTCAAGCGGTACGGCCTGCCGCCGATCTACTGGCACGGCATGCTCACCGGCCGTCTCTGA
- a CDS encoding TetR/AcrR family transcriptional regulator produces the protein MGTREQIVDAANRLFYEQGFERTSFAAIAESVGISRGNFYYHFKTKDEILEAVIQARLASTREMLATWDEGSAGPLERVRRFAEIVITNQGDIENYGCPVGTLTNELAKLGHPSRAHAVGVFEVFRTWLRGQFEELGRTADADDLAMYVLTFTQGVATLSNAFRDRDFVRREVARLNTWLTEQIAIA, from the coding sequence GTGGGTACGCGTGAGCAGATCGTGGACGCCGCGAATCGCCTGTTTTATGAGCAGGGGTTCGAGCGGACCTCGTTCGCTGCGATCGCCGAGTCGGTCGGGATCTCTCGTGGGAACTTCTACTACCACTTCAAGACCAAGGACGAGATCCTCGAAGCGGTGATCCAGGCCCGCCTGGCGAGCACGCGGGAGATGCTGGCCACGTGGGACGAGGGATCGGCGGGCCCACTGGAACGGGTACGGCGGTTCGCCGAGATCGTCATCACCAACCAGGGAGACATCGAGAACTACGGATGCCCGGTCGGGACGCTGACCAACGAGCTGGCCAAGCTCGGCCATCCCTCCCGGGCACACGCGGTCGGCGTGTTCGAGGTGTTCCGCACCTGGCTGCGAGGGCAGTTCGAAGAACTCGGGCGAACGGCGGACGCTGACGACCTCGCCATGTATGTCCTGACTTTCACCCAGGGCGTCGCGACGCTGTCGAACGCCTTCCGCGACCGCGACTTCGTGCGTCGCGAGGTTGCTCGGCTCAACACCTGGCTGACCGAGCAGATCGCCATCGCGTGA
- a CDS encoding YciI family protein, translating to MTGLLLRAEPGHTTLFTFSKETDVYIVLLRFSDNKAEAPKHMADHQDWIRRGMDDGVFLLVGSIRPGEGGAVLATGLTPQALQARVAEDPFVAHDVVTAEVIEIDPNLTDPRLSFLAN from the coding sequence GTGACCGGGCTGCTCCTGCGTGCTGAACCTGGTCACACCACTCTCTTCACCTTCAGCAAGGAGACCGACGTGTACATCGTCCTGCTTCGTTTTTCCGACAACAAGGCCGAGGCGCCCAAGCACATGGCCGACCATCAGGACTGGATCCGCCGCGGCATGGACGACGGCGTGTTCCTCCTCGTCGGGAGTATCCGGCCCGGGGAGGGCGGTGCCGTGCTTGCCACGGGTCTGACGCCCCAGGCGCTCCAGGCGCGCGTCGCCGAGGACCCGTTCGTCGCCCACGATGTCGTGACCGCAGAGGTCATCGAGATCGACCCGAACCTGACCGACCCGCGACTGTCCTTCCTCGCCAACTGA
- a CDS encoding sulfite exporter TauE/SafE family protein: MIAVVIAASLLIGVSLGVLGGGGSILTVPILVYLAGMETKQAIATSLFVVGVTSAAGVVSHARAGRVRWRTGLLFGLAGMTGAYAGGRLAAFIPGGVLLVAFTLMMIATAVTMIRGRRQAPKKAHHELPVPHVLLDGIVVGLVTGLVGAGGGFLVVPALALLGGLPMTVAVGTSLLVISMKSFAGLAGYLASVHIDWGFAALVTATAVVGSLIGGLLAGRIPQDALRKSFGWFVAVMGVFVLTQQADAGLRHTLLTSPWTWVSTAAAAGIAVSRYMLGRSGRTPARGRANDAPDASADEPEPVVSLTVRAETVRGNGTTASPQDA, translated from the coding sequence ATGATCGCCGTCGTCATCGCCGCGTCCCTGCTCATCGGCGTCAGTCTCGGCGTACTGGGCGGCGGCGGGTCCATCCTGACCGTGCCCATCCTGGTCTACCTGGCCGGAATGGAGACCAAGCAGGCCATCGCCACCTCGCTGTTCGTCGTCGGCGTCACCAGCGCCGCCGGAGTCGTCTCGCACGCCCGCGCCGGACGCGTCCGCTGGCGCACCGGGCTGCTGTTCGGTCTGGCCGGCATGACCGGCGCCTACGCGGGCGGACGGCTCGCCGCGTTCATCCCCGGCGGCGTCCTGCTCGTCGCCTTCACCCTCATGATGATCGCCACCGCCGTCACCATGATCCGTGGTCGCCGCCAGGCGCCGAAGAAGGCCCACCACGAACTGCCAGTCCCGCATGTCCTGCTCGACGGCATCGTCGTGGGACTGGTCACCGGGCTGGTCGGCGCCGGTGGCGGCTTCCTCGTCGTTCCCGCGCTCGCCCTGCTCGGCGGGCTGCCGATGACCGTCGCGGTCGGCACCTCACTGCTGGTCATCTCCATGAAGTCCTTCGCCGGGCTGGCGGGATACCTCGCGAGCGTGCACATCGACTGGGGCTTCGCCGCCCTCGTCACCGCGACCGCCGTCGTCGGCAGCCTCATCGGCGGCCTGCTCGCCGGGCGCATCCCGCAGGACGCGCTGCGCAAGTCCTTCGGCTGGTTCGTCGCCGTCATGGGCGTCTTCGTCCTCACCCAGCAGGCCGACGCCGGCCTCCGCCACACCCTGCTGACCAGCCCCTGGACCTGGGTTTCCACGGCCGCGGCGGCGGGGATCGCCGTCAGCCGGTACATGCTCGGACGCTCCGGACGAACACCGGCGCGGGGAAGGGCGAACGACGCCCCGGACGCGTCGGCCGACGAACCCGAACCCGTGGTCTCGCTCACCGTCCGTGCCGAGACCGTACGCGGCAACGGCACCACCGCGTCGCCGCAGGACGCCTAG
- a CDS encoding sensor histidine kinase, which yields MTREPRSPRSGVPPSAGLGPLGRRLFAAFAVVALASVALLTTAALVGTDRGLSSAHQAERQRTADRVAAAAADAYRAAGGWASADLSAARSVATAAGAVLTVRDADDEMISDDAGSGSEDEHGMPGSGRGHHGQGAGSGPGVSAPVVVDGHTVGFVGLVFSAGSGSAGRSVAWGWVAAAAVGALALALAVSWFVTRRLTAPVVRVAATARALAAGDRGARARIDAPGELGDLAHAFDAMADDVSHTEQARHRLAADVAHELRTPLASLQAGLEELRDGYTEPTPDRLASLHDQALRLGRVIDDLGELAEAESARMSLHLAEVDLTVLAGAAVAERKAELRTAGLTVHTVPGPAPLPVRADADRLHQALGNLLSNTARHCRPGDTVTVTTSATPAEAVIEVADTGPGIPADELPHIFDRLWRGTRARSKGGSGIGLAVVKELVTAHGGTVTAESGPSGGTRMTLRLPRATPQGPPLVSGPGTKPRIASRANTPRGI from the coding sequence GTGACACGTGAGCCGCGTTCGCCGCGCTCCGGCGTGCCGCCGTCCGCGGGGCTCGGCCCGCTCGGGCGACGGCTGTTCGCCGCGTTCGCCGTGGTGGCGCTGGCGTCCGTCGCCCTGCTGACGACCGCGGCGCTCGTCGGAACCGACCGCGGGCTCAGCAGCGCCCATCAGGCCGAGCGGCAGCGGACCGCCGACCGGGTGGCCGCGGCCGCCGCCGACGCCTACCGGGCTGCGGGCGGCTGGGCATCGGCTGATCTGTCGGCGGCGCGTTCCGTCGCGACCGCCGCCGGTGCGGTGCTCACAGTGCGCGACGCGGACGACGAGATGATCTCCGACGACGCGGGCTCCGGGTCGGAGGACGAGCACGGCATGCCCGGTTCGGGTCGCGGGCATCACGGGCAGGGTGCCGGCTCGGGACCCGGTGTGAGCGCTCCGGTAGTGGTCGACGGCCACACGGTCGGCTTCGTAGGCCTCGTCTTCTCGGCCGGCTCCGGGTCGGCGGGCCGGTCCGTCGCCTGGGGCTGGGTGGCCGCGGCCGCCGTCGGCGCGCTGGCGCTGGCGCTGGCCGTGAGCTGGTTCGTCACCCGGCGCCTGACGGCTCCCGTCGTCCGGGTCGCCGCGACCGCGCGTGCGCTGGCCGCCGGGGACCGCGGCGCACGGGCCCGCATCGACGCACCTGGTGAACTGGGCGACCTCGCCCACGCCTTCGATGCCATGGCCGACGACGTGAGCCACACCGAGCAGGCCCGCCACCGCCTCGCCGCCGATGTCGCCCACGAACTGCGCACGCCTCTGGCCTCGTTGCAGGCGGGACTGGAGGAACTTCGCGACGGATACACCGAACCGACCCCGGACCGTCTTGCCTCCCTGCACGATCAAGCCCTGCGGCTGGGCCGCGTCATCGACGACCTCGGTGAACTCGCCGAGGCCGAGTCCGCACGGATGTCCCTGCACCTGGCCGAGGTGGACCTGACCGTCCTGGCGGGCGCCGCCGTGGCCGAGCGGAAGGCCGAGCTGCGCACCGCCGGGCTGACCGTTCACACCGTCCCCGGCCCCGCTCCCCTGCCGGTCCGCGCCGACGCCGACCGGCTGCACCAGGCCCTTGGCAACCTGCTGAGCAACACCGCCCGCCACTGCCGCCCCGGCGACACCGTCACCGTCACCACGTCCGCCACGCCCGCCGAAGCCGTCATCGAGGTGGCCGACACCGGCCCCGGTATCCCCGCCGACGAGCTGCCGCACATCTTCGACCGGCTGTGGCGCGGGACCCGCGCTCGCTCCAAAGGCGGCAGCGGCATCGGACTCGCCGTGGTCAAGGAGCTGGTCACCGCCCACGGCGGCACGGTCACCGCGGAGTCCGGACCGAGCGGCGGGACGCGGATGACGCTCCGGTTGCCCAGGGCTACGCCGCAGGGACCACCGCTCGTTTCCGGCCCCGGTACAAAACCGCGCATTGCCTCTCGGGCAAATACCCCCAGGGGTATTTGA
- a CDS encoding response regulator transcription factor, whose protein sequence is MALTVLVVEDEKEIRELLRRYLERAGYGVLTTGSGAEAVRLLGERGIDLTLLDLGLPDVDGDEVLREARERGRVPVVVLTARTTVEDRIHGLRLGADDYVTKPFSPTEVVLRVTAVLQRAGGTAAGAAPVSSYGEGRLRIDEARHEAELDGSSLELTPTEWGLLTALASVPGRVFSRYELVNRVRGYEFTGYERTIDSHVKNLRHKLGGAGSDLVKTVLGVGYRLGWARDT, encoded by the coding sequence ATGGCCCTCACCGTGCTCGTCGTCGAGGACGAGAAGGAGATCCGCGAGCTGCTGCGCCGCTATCTGGAGCGCGCGGGTTACGGGGTGCTGACGACCGGGTCGGGCGCCGAGGCCGTACGGCTGCTCGGCGAGCGCGGGATCGACCTGACGCTGCTCGATCTCGGGCTGCCGGACGTGGACGGCGACGAGGTACTGCGCGAGGCCCGCGAGCGAGGGCGGGTGCCAGTGGTGGTGCTGACCGCGCGGACCACCGTCGAGGACCGCATCCATGGGCTGCGGCTGGGCGCCGACGACTATGTGACCAAACCGTTCAGTCCCACCGAGGTGGTGCTGCGGGTGACCGCGGTGCTGCAGCGGGCCGGGGGCACGGCGGCGGGAGCGGCGCCGGTCTCGTCGTACGGCGAAGGACGGTTGCGGATCGACGAGGCTCGGCACGAGGCGGAACTGGACGGCTCCTCCCTGGAGCTGACGCCCACCGAGTGGGGTCTGCTGACCGCGCTCGCGTCCGTGCCCGGCCGGGTGTTCTCGCGTTACGAGCTGGTCAACCGGGTGCGCGGCTACGAGTTCACCGGGTACGAGCGGACCATCGACTCGCATGTGAAGAATCTGCGGCACAAGCTCGGGGGCGCCGGCTCCGACCTGGTGAAGACGGTGCTGGGCGTGGGCTACCGCCTGGGCTGGGCCCGTGACACGTGA